In Caproiciproducens sp. NJN-50, the following are encoded in one genomic region:
- the lspA gene encoding signal peptidase II translates to MPFIVLLLSVLFVAADQILKLLAVENLKPDGVITLVGGLLSFQYVENRGAAFSILQNQRWLFVGITIVISALIIYALFHYKNHEFFSYAASALIVGGGIGNLIDRIFHGFVVDYIHVSFFPAIFNFGDCCVTVGTIFLIIHVLFFAEDGHGAEKVLRTK, encoded by the coding sequence GACCAGATTTTAAAGCTTCTGGCGGTCGAAAACCTGAAGCCGGACGGAGTTATCACGCTGGTTGGCGGTCTGCTGTCTTTTCAATATGTGGAAAACCGGGGGGCGGCATTCAGCATCCTTCAAAATCAGAGATGGTTGTTTGTCGGCATTACGATCGTCATTTCCGCATTGATTATTTACGCGCTGTTTCATTACAAAAATCATGAATTTTTTTCCTATGCGGCTTCGGCCCTGATCGTGGGGGGCGGGATCGGAAACCTGATCGACCGCATTTTTCACGGCTTTGTGGTGGATTATATTCATGTGTCCTTTTTTCCGGCGATTTTCAACTTCGGCGACTGCTGCGTGACGGTGGGGACAATTTTTCTGATCATCCATGTCCTGTTTTTTGCGGAGGATGGGCACGGAGCGGAAAAAGTCCTGCGGACAAAATAA